From the Thermovirga lienii DSM 17291 genome, one window contains:
- a CDS encoding UDP-N-acetylglucosamine 2-epimerase (PFAM: UDP-N-acetylglucosamine 2-epimerase~TIGRFAM: UDP-N-acetylglucosamine 2-epimerase~COGs: COG0381 UDP-N-acetylglucosamine 2-epimerase~InterPro IPR003331~KEGG: mmw:Mmwyl1_0835 UDP-N-acetylglucosamine 2-epimerase~PFAM: UDP-N-acetylglucosamine 2-epimerase~PRIAM: UDP-N-acetylglucosamine 2-epimerase~SPTR: UDP-N-acetylglucosamine 2-epimerase;~TIGRFAM: UDP-N-acetylglucosamine 2-epimerase), producing the protein MKIVTIVGARPQFVKAAVVSRAIAEFNREKGEKVIEEVIIHTGQHYDANMSDVFFEEMRIPRPDYHLGIGGTSHGAMTGRMLEKIEKVLLKEKPDAVLVYGDTNSTLAGALAAVKLHIPVAHVEAGLRSFNMRMPEEVNRILTDRVSRWLFCPTETAVRNLQAEGVESWSEARIYNVGDVMYDAVLFYQKIAVPGREVSDILQEYKNNFYLATLHRAENTDDILRLASIARALDDIGRKIPVVVPLHPRASKRIKENEIKFSYVKIMEPVGYFDMLTLLKNCRGVFTDSGGLQKEAFFFGKPCITLREETEWVELVAHGFNCLAGADYEKILNLEQTFMHRDFDFSVSLYGDGRAGEKVVEILVQNHKADYLI; encoded by the coding sequence ATGAAGATCGTTACGATAGTAGGAGCTAGGCCGCAGTTTGTGAAAGCAGCGGTGGTGTCTAGAGCGATTGCAGAATTTAATAGGGAAAAAGGGGAAAAGGTTATAGAAGAAGTAATAATACATACGGGTCAACATTATGATGCAAATATGTCGGATGTCTTTTTTGAGGAAATGAGAATACCTAGACCTGATTATCATTTGGGCATAGGTGGAACATCTCATGGGGCTATGACCGGTAGGATGTTGGAGAAGATAGAGAAAGTTCTTCTAAAAGAAAAACCTGATGCAGTGTTGGTATATGGAGATACGAATTCTACTTTAGCCGGCGCCTTAGCAGCTGTGAAGCTGCATATACCGGTGGCACATGTAGAGGCAGGTTTGCGTTCGTTTAACATGCGAATGCCAGAGGAGGTAAACCGTATACTTACTGACCGTGTTTCCAGATGGCTTTTTTGCCCTACTGAAACAGCAGTAAGAAACCTTCAGGCGGAAGGGGTAGAGAGCTGGTCGGAGGCTCGGATTTATAATGTAGGGGATGTTATGTATGATGCAGTATTATTTTATCAAAAAATAGCAGTCCCCGGTCGGGAAGTGTCTGATATTCTGCAAGAATACAAAAATAATTTTTATCTAGCTACTCTGCACCGGGCAGAGAATACGGATGATATTTTAAGGCTTGCTTCTATAGCAAGAGCTTTGGATGATATAGGAAGGAAAATTCCTGTAGTTGTTCCTCTTCATCCCCGTGCGTCTAAAAGGATAAAAGAAAATGAGATAAAATTTTCTTATGTTAAAATAATGGAACCGGTAGGGTATTTTGATATGCTGACTCTCCTGAAAAACTGCCGAGGGGTCTTTACCGACAGTGGCGGCTTGCAGAAGGAAGCTTTCTTTTTTGGCAAGCCTTGTATAACCTTGCGGGAAGAAACGGAATGGGTAGAATTAGTTGCCCATGGTTTTAACTGTTTGGCAGGGGCAGATTATGAGAAGATTTTGAATTTGGAACAGACTTTTATGCATAGAGATTTTGACTTCAGCGTTTCACTGTATGGAGATGGCAGGGCAGGGGAGAAGGTAGTGGAGATTTTGGTCCAAAATCATAAAGCGGATTATCTAATTTAG
- a CDS encoding glycosyl transferase group 1 (PFAM: Glycosyl transferases group 1~COGs: COG0438 Glycosyltransferase~InterPro IPR001296~KEGG: sun:SUN_0100 glycosyl transferase~PFAM: glycosyl transferase group 1~SPTR: Putative uncharacterized protein), producing MKIAFLAAHSSIHTVKWVNEMALRGHDVYLITMHHGEEKLNKNIKVYNLPFQAPWGYYLNASYVKKILNNIKPDILNTHYASGYGTLARLSRFHPNLLSVWGSDVFDFPYKSKFNMHVIKKNLKAADRIASTSLIMKKQTETLYKPKKDIALTPFGVDCERFKPVKNNKRDDDKVVVGTVKKMEPKYGIEILIKAFALLKQRINKKIELVLVGGGNQEKELKKLAETLGIADLVSFVGRVPHKDVPKWLNSFDVYVTLSESESFGVAVLEASACGIPVVVSDVGGLPEVVVNEKTGYIVPRNNPEMAAYMLEKLINDESLRVKMGAEGRSFVLANYEWKENADRMEKLYREIIKDFRR from the coding sequence ATGAAAATAGCCTTTCTTGCTGCGCATAGTTCGATTCACACTGTGAAATGGGTTAATGAGATGGCTCTTAGAGGTCATGATGTGTATTTGATAACTATGCATCATGGAGAAGAGAAATTGAATAAGAATATTAAGGTATATAATTTGCCTTTTCAAGCACCATGGGGGTATTATTTAAATGCTAGTTATGTAAAAAAAATATTAAACAACATCAAACCAGATATATTAAACACGCATTATGCCAGTGGGTACGGAACTTTAGCCAGATTGTCTCGCTTTCACCCAAATCTCCTATCAGTTTGGGGAAGTGACGTCTTTGACTTTCCTTATAAGTCTAAGTTTAATATGCATGTTATTAAGAAAAATCTTAAGGCGGCCGATAGAATAGCATCAACAAGTTTGATTATGAAAAAACAAACGGAAACTTTATATAAACCAAAGAAGGATATTGCGTTAACTCCTTTTGGGGTAGATTGTGAACGGTTTAAGCCTGTGAAAAATAATAAAAGAGATGATGATAAAGTTGTCGTTGGTACTGTTAAAAAAATGGAACCCAAATATGGAATAGAGATTTTAATAAAAGCTTTTGCATTACTAAAGCAAAGGATAAACAAAAAGATAGAACTTGTACTGGTTGGCGGAGGAAATCAGGAGAAAGAATTAAAAAAATTGGCTGAAACGCTGGGAATTGCCGACTTGGTGAGTTTTGTAGGTAGAGTGCCCCATAAGGATGTCCCCAAATGGCTTAACAGTTTTGATGTATACGTAACTTTAAGTGAAAGTGAAAGCTTTGGAGTAGCTGTTCTGGAAGCTTCAGCATGTGGGATTCCGGTGGTGGTTTCAGATGTTGGTGGATTGCCAGAGGTAGTGGTTAATGAAAAGACGGGTTATATCGTACCCCGCAATAATCCTGAGATGGCTGCATATATGCTAGAAAAACTTATTAATGATGAGAGCCTCAGAGTTAAAATGGGAGCTGAAGGGCGGAGTTTCGTGCTGGCAAATTATGAATGGAAAGAAAATGCTGACAGAATGGAGAAATTGTACAGGGAAATAATAAAAGATTTTAGAAGGTAG
- a CDS encoding O-antigen polymerase (PFAM: O-Antigen ligase~InterPro IPR007016~KEGG: cbe:Cbei_4628 hypothetical protein~PFAM: O-antigen polymerase~SPTR: Predicted protein) — translation MRAQDKRKSDFLIRLFIVSSVLGVAVSYHKVYLFHILGLVIFVRFILVTLMKKKLTCPRLPTKYHYMFYFIFVWYFLSILWSWYRLYSIIYMVYIISGTFLALVVIYYIGKDKNRLFEVFSALGFIVICMIIYCFLEIFTTFRLPHSPYGAEMRVTAGFYGNMNNLSVVMTIVLPFMIFANKKIFIKYIGILSVFVIIISNESRACILAVASMLIIYKILYRKDIKHRYMSLKNALFFLLVILLLFFGGFLYDYQKVLNPFRNSYIAFSRYVNISEVEGYDSVGIRKQLIINGLVAFRKSHGLGIGGGASKYIQEQFSNTRGVLSMHNFWIELLVEGGAIFFVIFILWYLKLFINLYLVAYRYRGEKEGYLGAATSLALLGFFPAAASASSVIYLLPMWVLLGFCVAVLNVTDCRANVLSK, via the coding sequence ATGAGAGCACAAGATAAAAGGAAAAGTGATTTTTTAATAAGACTGTTTATTGTGTCATCTGTACTTGGAGTAGCAGTTAGCTATCATAAAGTATACCTGTTTCACATTTTGGGGCTAGTGATTTTCGTTAGATTTATATTAGTGACATTAATGAAAAAGAAACTAACTTGCCCCCGTTTGCCTACAAAATATCACTACATGTTTTATTTTATCTTTGTTTGGTATTTTTTATCAATTTTGTGGTCTTGGTATCGCCTTTATTCTATTATTTACATGGTTTACATTATTAGTGGGACCTTTCTTGCTTTGGTTGTAATTTATTATATCGGTAAGGATAAAAATAGATTATTTGAGGTTTTTTCAGCACTGGGGTTTATTGTTATTTGCATGATTATTTATTGCTTTCTTGAAATATTTACAACATTCCGATTACCGCATTCTCCTTATGGGGCAGAGATGCGGGTAACGGCCGGTTTTTATGGAAATATGAATAATTTATCTGTTGTTATGACAATAGTACTCCCTTTTATGATTTTTGCAAACAAAAAAATATTTATCAAATATATAGGTATCTTATCTGTCTTTGTAATTATTATTTCTAATGAGTCTAGGGCTTGTATTTTGGCAGTGGCTTCCATGTTAATAATTTATAAAATTCTATACAGAAAAGACATTAAGCATAGGTATATGTCTTTAAAAAATGCTTTGTTTTTTTTGCTGGTCATATTGCTTTTATTTTTTGGAGGGTTTTTGTATGACTATCAGAAGGTTTTGAACCCTTTTAGAAACAGCTATATTGCATTTAGCCGTTATGTGAATATAAGTGAAGTTGAAGGATATGACTCTGTAGGAATTCGAAAGCAATTGATTATTAATGGGTTGGTAGCTTTTCGTAAGTCTCATGGATTAGGGATAGGTGGAGGAGCATCAAAATACATTCAAGAACAGTTTTCGAATACACGTGGAGTATTAAGTATGCATAATTTTTGGATAGAACTGTTGGTAGAGGGAGGGGCTATATTTTTTGTTATATTTATCTTATGGTATTTGAAATTATTTATAAATTTATATTTAGTAGCCTACAGATATAGAGGTGAAAAAGAAGGATATTTGGGGGCAGCAACATCGTTAGCTTTATTGGGCTTTTTCCCCGCAGCTGCAAGTGCAAGTTCTGTAATATATCTGTTGCCTATGTGGGTGCTACTTGGATTTTGTGTAGCAGTGCTAAATGTTACCGATTGTCGGGCAAATGTTTTAAGCAAATGA
- a CDS encoding putative glycosyl transferase (KEGG: cno:NT01CX_1792 putative glycosyl transferase~SPTR: Putative glycosyl transferase) has translation MKKTMIFHHPLPVKPDGNSGSQVRPFKMAKAFENIGYEVEMVTGYGAERKKAIKKIKADFRKGRKFDFIYSESSTMPTLLTETHHLPIYPFLDFSFFSWAKKRGIPIGLFYRDIHWKYETYKKEVSLYKRIISIPMYWYDLFAYKRLVDYLYLPSLRMKSVLPINWDNSKVTSLPPGGEFFKEKLACDYKHENMIKMIYVGGIKPPLYDLVPMFEVMQLLSEIVNIELVLCCRKEEWQSEEALYKPLLTKNVKIVHYSGAE, from the coding sequence TTGAAAAAAACAATGATATTTCACCACCCATTACCAGTAAAACCAGACGGCAATTCAGGAAGTCAAGTAAGGCCCTTTAAGATGGCTAAAGCTTTTGAGAATATTGGTTATGAAGTGGAAATGGTAACAGGATATGGAGCAGAGCGAAAAAAAGCTATAAAAAAAATAAAAGCTGATTTTAGAAAAGGGCGTAAGTTTGATTTTATATACTCAGAATCTTCCACTATGCCGACTCTTTTAACTGAAACGCACCATTTGCCTATTTATCCTTTTTTAGATTTTAGTTTTTTTAGTTGGGCTAAAAAAAGAGGAATACCGATTGGTTTGTTTTACAGAGATATTCACTGGAAATATGAAACGTACAAAAAAGAAGTTTCTTTGTATAAAAGGATAATTTCAATTCCTATGTACTGGTATGATTTGTTTGCATATAAAAGATTGGTGGATTATTTGTATTTGCCATCATTACGCATGAAAAGTGTACTACCAATTAATTGGGACAATAGTAAAGTTACATCCTTACCTCCTGGAGGGGAGTTTTTTAAAGAAAAGCTGGCTTGTGATTACAAACATGAAAATATGATAAAGATGATTTATGTTGGAGGAATTAAGCCTCCTCTTTACGATTTGGTTCCAATGTTTGAGGTAATGCAATTGCTTTCAGAGATAGTTAATATAGAATTAGTTTTGTGTTGCAGAAAGGAAGAATGGCAGTCCGAAGAAGCTTTATACAAACCATTACTAACTAAAAATGTGAAAATAGTTCATTATAGCGGTGCTGAATAG